From one Lycium ferocissimum isolate CSIRO_LF1 chromosome 7, AGI_CSIRO_Lferr_CH_V1, whole genome shotgun sequence genomic stretch:
- the LOC132063202 gene encoding serine carboxypeptidase-like 40, producing the protein MGKVTFFIPLFTLFLSHFVASSLAKRQGDVLGKFYKAKQKKDLAIGKSYFKAALENVELDKVILPQEGLKEKDWIEKLPGQPTVKFQQYGGYVTVNESAGRALYYYFSEAENSKSLPLLLWLNGGPGCSSIAYGAMEELGPFRVNSDGKTLHRNHYAWNLAANVLFLESPAGVGFSYSNTSSDLKTSGDRRTANDNVVFLLNWLERFPEYKNRDFYISGESYAGHYVPQLAHAILHHNNLANKTLINLKGIIIGNAVINEWTDFLGNYEYFASHALISDETYLDIHKYCYSDNTYNKPKCYSALEVADNNTYNLDIYNIYFPLCHNGNLTKYPKISSPLEFDPCSDKYVHAYMNRRDVQNALHANVTNIKYDWEACRDPLSNNWTDSAATVIPLLKESLAKGVRVWIFSGDTDGRVPVTSTKRSIQAMNLTVDKPWRSWLYGGEVGGYVETYKGGLTFATVRGAGHEVPSYQPARALSLISHFLFGTLPPGDF; encoded by the exons ATGGGAAAAGTCACTTTCTTCATCCCCCTCTTTACCCTCTTTTTGTCACATTTTGTGGCTTCAAGCCTTGCAAAGAGGCAAGGTGATGTTCTTGGCAAATTTTACAAGGCTAAGCAAAAGAAAGATTTAGCTATTGGCAAGAGTTATTTTAAGGCAGCCCTTGAGAATGTAGAATTGGACAAAGTTATTCTTCCACAAGAGGGACTTAAAGAAAAAGATTGGATCGAAAAATTGCCTGGACAACCAACAGTGAAGTTCCAACAGTATGGTGGCTATGTTACAGTCAACGAATCTGCTGGTCGTGCCTTGTATTATTACTTTAGTGAAGCAGAGAATTCCAAATCATTGCCTTTGCTTCTTTGGCTTAATGGAG GTCCTGGCTGTTCTTCTATTGCATATGGGGCCATGGAGGAACTTGGACCATTTAGAGTTAACAGTGATGGAAAAACATTACACAGGAATCATTATGCCTGGAACCTTG CTGCAAATGTGTTGTTCTTGGAGTCTCCTGCTGGAGTAGGATTTTCTTATTCAAATACAAGCAGTGACCTCAAAACAAGTGGAGATCGAAGAACTGCTAATGATAATGTAGTATTCTTACTTAATTGGCTAGAGAGATTTCCAGAGTACAAGAATAGAGATTTTTACATTTCTGGTGAGAGCTATGCTGGGCATTATGTACCTCAGTTGGCACATGCAATTCTTCACCATAACAATCTTGCCAACAAGACTCTTATCAATCTAAAAGGAATCATT ATTGGGAATGCAGTGATCAATGAATGGACAGATTTCTTAGGAAATTATGAATACTTTGCTTCTCATGCCCTAATTTCAGATGAAACTTACCTTGACATCCATAAATATTGTTACTCTGATAATACCTACAATAAGCCAAAGTGCTATAGCGCGCTTGAAGTTGCAGACAACAATACCTACAATCTTGACATCTACAACATTTATTTTCCCCTTTGCCATAATGGCAATCTCACCAAATACCCTAAAATATCCTCA CCATTGGAGTTTGACCCCTGCTCGGATAAATACGTACATGCTTACATGAACAGGCGGGATGTTCAAAATGCACTTCATGCCAATGTTACCAATATCAAATATGATTGGGAAGCATGCAG agatcCACTCTCTAACAATTGGACAGACAGCGCGGCAACTGTAATTCCTCTGCTCAAGGAGTCTTTGGCAAAGGGTGTTCGAGTATGGATTTTTAG TGGTGATACAGATGGAAGGGTGCCTGTGACTTCTACAAAGAGATCCATACAGGCAATGAACCTTACAGTTGACAAACCTTGGCGCTCTTGGTTGTATGGAGGCgag GTTGGAGGATATGTTGAAACATATAAAGGAGGTCTAACATTTGCAACAGTAAGAGGGGCAGGACATGAAGTTCCAAGTTACCAACCTGCTAGAGCCCTTTCCCTTATTTCTCACTTCCTTTTTGGCACACTACCCCCTGGGGATTTTTAG